Proteins encoded together in one Drosophila albomicans strain 15112-1751.03 chromosome 2R, ASM965048v2, whole genome shotgun sequence window:
- the LOC117575712 gene encoding protein serrate isoform X1 gives MYKMFRKHFRRKSTKGNSTTATATTTTATTATEDSLRMCGTRQRQRPRQRQTTALRSSLIDNCRSLKSACNLIALILILLVHKISAAGNFELEILEISNTNSHLLSGYCCGMPSELRATKTTGCSPCTTAFRLCLKEYQTTEQGASISTGCSFGNSTTKILGGSSFVLSDPGVGAIVLPFTFRWTKSFTLILQALDMYNTSYPDAERLIEETSYSGVILPSPEWKTLDHIGRNARITYRVRVQCAVTYYNTTCTTFCRPRDDQFGHYACGSEGQKLCLNGWQGVNCEEAICKSGCDPKHGKCDRPGECECRPGWRGPLCNECMVYPGCKHGSCNGSAWQCVCDTNWGGILCDQDLNYCGTHEPCKHGGTCENTAPDQYRCTCAEGLSGEQCEIVEHPCATQPCRNGGTCTLKLTNATRPTTYRSMRGMSSSMGKPISRRNSIRSLSGLLQETQNASSNSSQQQQPQQQQQLPPLAAEFTCGCAAGWTGPTCEINIDECAGGPCEHGGTCVDLIGGFRCECPPEWHGDVCQLDVNECEASYAATLPSTSTLLTTTASAIIASNLSSSAALLAALTNAVAASNAVGNGPCINAQECLNLPGSFSCLCLEGWGGATCAENLDDCVGQCKNGASCIDLVNDYRCACAAGYTGRDCETDIDECATSPCRNGGECVDMVGKFNCICPLGYSGTLCEEAKDHCTPSPCLQGRCLNTPGSYYCHCPSDRAGKHCEQLRPLCSQPPCNEGCFANVSATATTTTTTTTATTKTTATATATTTLTPNGQPCSGHGSCEMSDVGTFCKCHVGHTGTFCEHNLNECSPNPCRNGGICLDGDGDFTCECMSGWTGKRCSERATVCYAGQCQNGGTCMPGAPDKALQPHCRCAPGWTGLFCGEAIDQCRGQPCHNGGTCESGAGWFRCVCAQGFSGPDCRINVNECSPQPCQGGATCIDGIGGYTCICPPGRHGLRCEILLSDPKSACLNVSNTISPYAALNQTQNSLDTTDDEHCNACVCENGTSRCTNLWCGLPNCIKLDPLSKSSNLSGVCKQHEVCVPAATETCLSQPCVVRGDCRAMETPSRRVAPPRLPAKATCWPNQALVNENCARLTILLDLERVGKGATVEGLCSLVRVLLAARLIKLPVTPQASPGEDQGMLMVLCDVKTGTNDTIELTVSSSKLNDPQLPVAVALLGELLSSRQLNGIQRRNELQLQHAKLAALTSILEVKLETARVADGNSHSLLIGVLCGIFIVLVGFSVFISLYWKQRLAYRSSSGMNLTPPLDALRHEEEKSNNLQNEENLRRYTNPLKGSTSSLRAGNGMELSLNPAPELAATAASSSALHRSQPLFPPCDFERELDASTGLKQAHKRSSQILLHKTQNLDMKKNTVGSLESPRKDFGKRSINCKSLPPSASDESGDMLATVVV, from the exons ATATCCGCAGCTGGCAACTTCGAGCTGGAAATATTAGAAATCTCAAATACCAATAGCCATCTACTAAGCGGCTACTGCTGTGGCATGCCCAGCGAGCTGAGAGCCACCAAGACAACGG GCTGCTCGCCCTGCACAACGGCATTTCGGCTGTGCCTGAAGGAGTATCAGACGACGGAACAAGGCGCCAGCATATCGACGGGCTGCTCATTTGGCAACTCAACAACTAAAATACTTGGCGGCTCGAGTTTTGTGCTCAGCGATCCGGGCGTGGGTGCCATTGTGTTGCCCTTTACGTTTCGCTGGACG AAGTCGTTTACGCTGATACTCCAGGCGTTGGACATGTACAACACATCGTATCCAG ATGCGGAAAGGTTAATTGAAGAAACATCATACTCGGGCGTGATTCTGCCGTCGCCGGAGTGGAAGACTTTGGACCACATTGGCCGCAATGCGAGGATCACCTACCGCGTCCGGGTGCAATGCGCCGTTACCTACTACAACACGACCTGCACGACCTTCTGCCGTCCCCGCGACGATCAGTTCGGGCATTATGCCTGCGGTTCGGAGGGTCAGAAGCTCTGTCTCAATGGCTGGCAGGGCGTCAACTGTGAGGAGGCCATTTGCAAGAGCGGCTGTGATCCCAAACATGGCAAATGTGATCGACCCGGTGAATGCGA ATGCCGACCTGGCTGGCGAGGTCCGTTGTGCAACGAGTGCATGGTCTATCCGGGCTGCAAGCATGGCTCCTGCAATGGCAGCGCCTGGCAATGCGTATGCGATACGAATTGGGGTGGCATATTGTGCGATCAAG ATTTAAATTACTGTGGCACCCATGAACCCTGCAAGCATGGCGGCACCTGCGAGAACACCGCACCGGATCAATATCGCTGCACATGCGCCGAAGGTTTGTCGGGGGAACAGTGCGAGATTGTGGAGCATCCATGTGCCACACAGCCGTGCCGCAATGGCGGCACATGCACACTCAAG CTAACGAATGCAACCAGACCGACAACATATCGCTCCATGCGTGGCATGAGCTCCTCCATGGGCAAACCGATAAGCCGTCGCAATTCAATACGCAGCCTCTCGGGCTTGCTGCAGGAGACACAgaatgccagcagcaacagctcccagcagcagcagccacagcagcagcagcagctgccgccaCTTGCAGCAGAGTTCACTTGCGGCTGTGCGGCAGGCTGGACGGGTCCAACATGTGAAATAA ATATCGATGAATGCGCTGGAGGTCCCTGCGAGCATGGTGGCACTTGTGTCGATCTAATCGGCGGCTTTCGCTGCGAATGTCCGCCCGAGTGGCATGGCGATGTCTGCCAGCTGGATGTGAACGAATGCGAAGCATCCTATGCCGCCACACTACCCTCCACCTCGACGCTGCTGACAACCACCGCCAGTGCGATCATTGCCAGCAATCTGAGCAGTTCGGCAGCGTTGTTGGCTGCGCTCACCAATGCGGTGGCTGCCTCGAATGCGGTGGGAAACGGGCCGTGTATCAATGCACAAGAATGCCTTAATTTGCCCGGCTCGTTCTCATGCCTCTGCCTCGAGGGTTGGGGCGGCGCCACGTGTGCGGAGAATCTGGATGATTGCGTTGGTCAGTGCAAGAACGGCGCCAGTTGCATCGATCTCGTCAACGATTATCGTTGCGCCTGCGCTGCTGGCTACACGGGACGCGATTGCGAAACGGATATCGATGAGTGCGCCACATCGCCCTGCCGCAATGGCGGCGAATGCGTCGACATGGTGggcaaattcaattgcatttgtcCGCTTGGCTATTCGGGCACATTGTGCGAGGAGGCCAAGGATCATTGCACGCCATCGCCGTGTCTGCAGGGCAGATGCCTGAACACGCCCGGCAGCTACTATTGCCACTGTCCATCGGATCGAGCGGGCAAACACTGCGAGCAGCTGCGTCCGCTCTGCTCGCAGCCGCCCTGCAATG AGGGCTGCTTTGCCAATGTGAgtgcaacggcaacaacaacaacaacaacgacgacggcaactacgaaaacaacagcgacggcgactgcaACAACGACATTGACGCCAAATGGGCAGCCCTGCAGCGGTCATGGCAGCTGTGAGATGAGCGACGTGGGCACCTTCTGCAAATGTCATGTGGGCCACACCGGCACCTTCTGCGAACACA ATCTCAACGAATGCTCGCCGAATCCTTGTCGAAATGGTGGAATTTGCCTTGACGGTGACGGCGACTTTACATGCGAATGCATGTCCGGCTGGACAG GCAAACGCTGTTCGGAACGCGCCACCGTTTGTTATGCGGGCCAATGCCAAAATGGCGGCACCTGCATGCCCGGTGCACCGGATAAGGCGCTGCAACCGCATTGCCGCTGCGCTCCCGGCTGGACGGGACTTTTCTGTGGCGAGGCTATCGACCAGTGTCGTGGACAGCCGTGCCACAATGGCGGCACTTGCGAATCGGGCGCCGGTTGGTTTCGCTGTGTGTGCGCCCAGGGCTTCTCGGGACCCGATTGTCGCATCAATGTGAACGAATGCTCGCCACAACCGTGCCAAGGCGGCGCCACCTGCATCGATGGCATTGGCGGCTACACTTGCATCTGTCCGCCTGGACGCCATGGACTGCGCTGCGAGATAT TGCTGTCGGATCCCAAGTCGGCTTGCTTGAATGTCAGCAATACAATTTCTCCTTATGCGGCGCTGAATCAAACGCAGAATTCGCTGGACACCACCGACGATGAGCATTGCAATGCGTGTGTCTGCGAGAATGGCACATCCCGTTGTACAAATCTCTGGTGTGGTTTACCCAACTGCATCAAACTCGATCCACTCTCCAAGTCCTCCAATCTCTCGGGTGTCTGCAAACAGCACGAAGTCTGTGTTCCAGCTGCCACCGAAACTTGCCTCTCACAGCCTTGTGTTGTGCGTGGCGATTGTCGCGCTATGGAGACGCCATCGCGACGTGTTGCGCCTCCAAGACTGCCGGCGAAGGCCACGTGTTGGCCCAATCAGGCGTTGGTCAACGAGAACTGTGCCCGACTCACCATTCTGCTGGATCTGGAACGTGTGGGCAAGGGAGCCACAGTGGAGGGACTTTGTTCGCTGGTTCGCGTGCTGCTTGCTGCGAGGCTGATCAAGCTGCCGGTAACACCGCAGGCGAGTCCTGGTGAGGATCAGGGCATGCTCATGGTGCTGTGCGATGTCAAGACGGGCACCAATGACACCATCGAATTGACTGTG TCTTCCAGCAAGCTGAATGATCCGCAGCTGCCCGTGGCTGTCGCTCTGCTAGGTGAACTGCTCAGCTCCCGTCAACTCAATGGCATTCAGCGACGCAAcgagctgcaactgcagcatgCCAAGCTGGCAGCTCTAACGTCCATACTGGAGGTGAAGCTAGAGACGGCGCGTGTGGCCGATGGCAACAGTCACAGTCTGCTGATTGGCGTGCTCTGTGGCATCTTCATAGTGCTCGTAGGCTTCTCTGTTTTCATCAGCCTCTACTGGAAGCAGCGCTTGGCGTATCGCAGCAGTTCAGGCATGAATCTGACACCACCGTTGGACGCACTGCGTCACGAGGAGGAGAAATCGAATAATCTGCAGAACGAGGAGAATCTGCGACGCTACACGAATCCACTCAAGGGCAGCACGAGTTCGCTGCGTGCCGGCAATGGCATGGAACTCAGCCTGAATCCGGCGCCCGAGCTAGCGGCAACTGCAGCGAGCAGTTCGGCGCTGCATCGCTCACAGCCGCTCTTTCCGCCCTGTGATTTTGAGCGTGAACTCGATGCGAGCACGGGATTGAAGCAGGCGCATAAGCGCAGCTCACAGATACTGCTGCACAAGACACAGAACTTGGACATGAAGAAGAATACCGTTGGATCGCTGGAGAGTCCGCGCAAGGACTTTGGCAAGCGATCGATCAATTGCAAATCTTTGCCGCCGTCGGCGAGCGATGAGAGCGGCGATATGTTGGCCACTGTGGTGGTCTAG
- the LOC117575712 gene encoding protein serrate isoform X2: MPSELRATKTTGCSPCTTAFRLCLKEYQTTEQGASISTGCSFGNSTTKILGGSSFVLSDPGVGAIVLPFTFRWTKSFTLILQALDMYNTSYPDAERLIEETSYSGVILPSPEWKTLDHIGRNARITYRVRVQCAVTYYNTTCTTFCRPRDDQFGHYACGSEGQKLCLNGWQGVNCEEAICKSGCDPKHGKCDRPGECECRPGWRGPLCNECMVYPGCKHGSCNGSAWQCVCDTNWGGILCDQDLNYCGTHEPCKHGGTCENTAPDQYRCTCAEGLSGEQCEIVEHPCATQPCRNGGTCTLKLTNATRPTTYRSMRGMSSSMGKPISRRNSIRSLSGLLQETQNASSNSSQQQQPQQQQQLPPLAAEFTCGCAAGWTGPTCEINIDECAGGPCEHGGTCVDLIGGFRCECPPEWHGDVCQLDVNECEASYAATLPSTSTLLTTTASAIIASNLSSSAALLAALTNAVAASNAVGNGPCINAQECLNLPGSFSCLCLEGWGGATCAENLDDCVGQCKNGASCIDLVNDYRCACAAGYTGRDCETDIDECATSPCRNGGECVDMVGKFNCICPLGYSGTLCEEAKDHCTPSPCLQGRCLNTPGSYYCHCPSDRAGKHCEQLRPLCSQPPCNEGCFANVSATATTTTTTTTATTKTTATATATTTLTPNGQPCSGHGSCEMSDVGTFCKCHVGHTGTFCEHNLNECSPNPCRNGGICLDGDGDFTCECMSGWTGKRCSERATVCYAGQCQNGGTCMPGAPDKALQPHCRCAPGWTGLFCGEAIDQCRGQPCHNGGTCESGAGWFRCVCAQGFSGPDCRINVNECSPQPCQGGATCIDGIGGYTCICPPGRHGLRCEILLSDPKSACLNVSNTISPYAALNQTQNSLDTTDDEHCNACVCENGTSRCTNLWCGLPNCIKLDPLSKSSNLSGVCKQHEVCVPAATETCLSQPCVVRGDCRAMETPSRRVAPPRLPAKATCWPNQALVNENCARLTILLDLERVGKGATVEGLCSLVRVLLAARLIKLPVTPQASPGEDQGMLMVLCDVKTGTNDTIELTVSSSKLNDPQLPVAVALLGELLSSRQLNGIQRRNELQLQHAKLAALTSILEVKLETARVADGNSHSLLIGVLCGIFIVLVGFSVFISLYWKQRLAYRSSSGMNLTPPLDALRHEEEKSNNLQNEENLRRYTNPLKGSTSSLRAGNGMELSLNPAPELAATAASSSALHRSQPLFPPCDFERELDASTGLKQAHKRSSQILLHKTQNLDMKKNTVGSLESPRKDFGKRSINCKSLPPSASDESGDMLATVVV; encoded by the exons ATGCCCAGCGAGCTGAGAGCCACCAAGACAACGG GCTGCTCGCCCTGCACAACGGCATTTCGGCTGTGCCTGAAGGAGTATCAGACGACGGAACAAGGCGCCAGCATATCGACGGGCTGCTCATTTGGCAACTCAACAACTAAAATACTTGGCGGCTCGAGTTTTGTGCTCAGCGATCCGGGCGTGGGTGCCATTGTGTTGCCCTTTACGTTTCGCTGGACG AAGTCGTTTACGCTGATACTCCAGGCGTTGGACATGTACAACACATCGTATCCAG ATGCGGAAAGGTTAATTGAAGAAACATCATACTCGGGCGTGATTCTGCCGTCGCCGGAGTGGAAGACTTTGGACCACATTGGCCGCAATGCGAGGATCACCTACCGCGTCCGGGTGCAATGCGCCGTTACCTACTACAACACGACCTGCACGACCTTCTGCCGTCCCCGCGACGATCAGTTCGGGCATTATGCCTGCGGTTCGGAGGGTCAGAAGCTCTGTCTCAATGGCTGGCAGGGCGTCAACTGTGAGGAGGCCATTTGCAAGAGCGGCTGTGATCCCAAACATGGCAAATGTGATCGACCCGGTGAATGCGA ATGCCGACCTGGCTGGCGAGGTCCGTTGTGCAACGAGTGCATGGTCTATCCGGGCTGCAAGCATGGCTCCTGCAATGGCAGCGCCTGGCAATGCGTATGCGATACGAATTGGGGTGGCATATTGTGCGATCAAG ATTTAAATTACTGTGGCACCCATGAACCCTGCAAGCATGGCGGCACCTGCGAGAACACCGCACCGGATCAATATCGCTGCACATGCGCCGAAGGTTTGTCGGGGGAACAGTGCGAGATTGTGGAGCATCCATGTGCCACACAGCCGTGCCGCAATGGCGGCACATGCACACTCAAG CTAACGAATGCAACCAGACCGACAACATATCGCTCCATGCGTGGCATGAGCTCCTCCATGGGCAAACCGATAAGCCGTCGCAATTCAATACGCAGCCTCTCGGGCTTGCTGCAGGAGACACAgaatgccagcagcaacagctcccagcagcagcagccacagcagcagcagcagctgccgccaCTTGCAGCAGAGTTCACTTGCGGCTGTGCGGCAGGCTGGACGGGTCCAACATGTGAAATAA ATATCGATGAATGCGCTGGAGGTCCCTGCGAGCATGGTGGCACTTGTGTCGATCTAATCGGCGGCTTTCGCTGCGAATGTCCGCCCGAGTGGCATGGCGATGTCTGCCAGCTGGATGTGAACGAATGCGAAGCATCCTATGCCGCCACACTACCCTCCACCTCGACGCTGCTGACAACCACCGCCAGTGCGATCATTGCCAGCAATCTGAGCAGTTCGGCAGCGTTGTTGGCTGCGCTCACCAATGCGGTGGCTGCCTCGAATGCGGTGGGAAACGGGCCGTGTATCAATGCACAAGAATGCCTTAATTTGCCCGGCTCGTTCTCATGCCTCTGCCTCGAGGGTTGGGGCGGCGCCACGTGTGCGGAGAATCTGGATGATTGCGTTGGTCAGTGCAAGAACGGCGCCAGTTGCATCGATCTCGTCAACGATTATCGTTGCGCCTGCGCTGCTGGCTACACGGGACGCGATTGCGAAACGGATATCGATGAGTGCGCCACATCGCCCTGCCGCAATGGCGGCGAATGCGTCGACATGGTGggcaaattcaattgcatttgtcCGCTTGGCTATTCGGGCACATTGTGCGAGGAGGCCAAGGATCATTGCACGCCATCGCCGTGTCTGCAGGGCAGATGCCTGAACACGCCCGGCAGCTACTATTGCCACTGTCCATCGGATCGAGCGGGCAAACACTGCGAGCAGCTGCGTCCGCTCTGCTCGCAGCCGCCCTGCAATG AGGGCTGCTTTGCCAATGTGAgtgcaacggcaacaacaacaacaacaacgacgacggcaactacgaaaacaacagcgacggcgactgcaACAACGACATTGACGCCAAATGGGCAGCCCTGCAGCGGTCATGGCAGCTGTGAGATGAGCGACGTGGGCACCTTCTGCAAATGTCATGTGGGCCACACCGGCACCTTCTGCGAACACA ATCTCAACGAATGCTCGCCGAATCCTTGTCGAAATGGTGGAATTTGCCTTGACGGTGACGGCGACTTTACATGCGAATGCATGTCCGGCTGGACAG GCAAACGCTGTTCGGAACGCGCCACCGTTTGTTATGCGGGCCAATGCCAAAATGGCGGCACCTGCATGCCCGGTGCACCGGATAAGGCGCTGCAACCGCATTGCCGCTGCGCTCCCGGCTGGACGGGACTTTTCTGTGGCGAGGCTATCGACCAGTGTCGTGGACAGCCGTGCCACAATGGCGGCACTTGCGAATCGGGCGCCGGTTGGTTTCGCTGTGTGTGCGCCCAGGGCTTCTCGGGACCCGATTGTCGCATCAATGTGAACGAATGCTCGCCACAACCGTGCCAAGGCGGCGCCACCTGCATCGATGGCATTGGCGGCTACACTTGCATCTGTCCGCCTGGACGCCATGGACTGCGCTGCGAGATAT TGCTGTCGGATCCCAAGTCGGCTTGCTTGAATGTCAGCAATACAATTTCTCCTTATGCGGCGCTGAATCAAACGCAGAATTCGCTGGACACCACCGACGATGAGCATTGCAATGCGTGTGTCTGCGAGAATGGCACATCCCGTTGTACAAATCTCTGGTGTGGTTTACCCAACTGCATCAAACTCGATCCACTCTCCAAGTCCTCCAATCTCTCGGGTGTCTGCAAACAGCACGAAGTCTGTGTTCCAGCTGCCACCGAAACTTGCCTCTCACAGCCTTGTGTTGTGCGTGGCGATTGTCGCGCTATGGAGACGCCATCGCGACGTGTTGCGCCTCCAAGACTGCCGGCGAAGGCCACGTGTTGGCCCAATCAGGCGTTGGTCAACGAGAACTGTGCCCGACTCACCATTCTGCTGGATCTGGAACGTGTGGGCAAGGGAGCCACAGTGGAGGGACTTTGTTCGCTGGTTCGCGTGCTGCTTGCTGCGAGGCTGATCAAGCTGCCGGTAACACCGCAGGCGAGTCCTGGTGAGGATCAGGGCATGCTCATGGTGCTGTGCGATGTCAAGACGGGCACCAATGACACCATCGAATTGACTGTG TCTTCCAGCAAGCTGAATGATCCGCAGCTGCCCGTGGCTGTCGCTCTGCTAGGTGAACTGCTCAGCTCCCGTCAACTCAATGGCATTCAGCGACGCAAcgagctgcaactgcagcatgCCAAGCTGGCAGCTCTAACGTCCATACTGGAGGTGAAGCTAGAGACGGCGCGTGTGGCCGATGGCAACAGTCACAGTCTGCTGATTGGCGTGCTCTGTGGCATCTTCATAGTGCTCGTAGGCTTCTCTGTTTTCATCAGCCTCTACTGGAAGCAGCGCTTGGCGTATCGCAGCAGTTCAGGCATGAATCTGACACCACCGTTGGACGCACTGCGTCACGAGGAGGAGAAATCGAATAATCTGCAGAACGAGGAGAATCTGCGACGCTACACGAATCCACTCAAGGGCAGCACGAGTTCGCTGCGTGCCGGCAATGGCATGGAACTCAGCCTGAATCCGGCGCCCGAGCTAGCGGCAACTGCAGCGAGCAGTTCGGCGCTGCATCGCTCACAGCCGCTCTTTCCGCCCTGTGATTTTGAGCGTGAACTCGATGCGAGCACGGGATTGAAGCAGGCGCATAAGCGCAGCTCACAGATACTGCTGCACAAGACACAGAACTTGGACATGAAGAAGAATACCGTTGGATCGCTGGAGAGTCCGCGCAAGGACTTTGGCAAGCGATCGATCAATTGCAAATCTTTGCCGCCGTCGGCGAGCGATGAGAGCGGCGATATGTTGGCCACTGTGGTGGTCTAG
- the LOC117576145 gene encoding serine palmitoyltransferase small subunit B codes for MWNLKQTASHLYRQYELITCINMFEPWEKKLINGFFLIMVVLVIFSSYVYLPSYMETLLEVIKPTTGSSQPSEKAYVPMKISSF; via the exons atgtggaatttaaaacaaaccGCCTCACATTTGTATCGTCAATATGAGCTTATAACTTGCATTAACATGTTTGAGCCATGGGAAAAGAAGCTAATCA ATGGATTCTTTCTGATTATGGTTGTACTTGTGATCTTCTCCAGCTACGTTTATTTGCCCAGCTATATGGAAACGCTGCTTGAAGTGATTAAGCCCACAACTGGATCTAGTCAGCCATCAGAGAAGGCTTATGTGCCAATGAAAATCAGCAGTTTTTAA
- the LOC117574405 gene encoding pickpocket protein 11 — protein sequence MNWKEYLPWALRVFLYLLSFYFSLPFFVTVARTLLENFTSTSVSFNLDTLYLNWNTSFPAITVCELYNSEKIWDISDDHFGSEHELYIDDFISEIAFFRGICISCENCDKLKCPDNFTMLLDVFRSKCNELIMECSYLNMFFDCCEQFLPIPTEYGLCFSFNSHQARKESQVYYKNNRITGAGHLTFHAAADVQVHVHPPIDVPFHFAEGMIRETVLVGSYKELILNVIEVFNHESVDELNYEERRCRYGHEHVEQRLGIYEFYSYSGCIVECTVALHLLYCNCTSHFMAMPSKGSLPVCDYRGLICLTNINEKILTERKSCDCMSSCEEPEYNIIFNTADDKQEAERDVSDIHVALVELPTQRYVRRVAKTHLDLLISVGGLVGLFFNTSALRLVETVFLILEYRRPIYNWAKRIYLGTLKYLQLLIGLK from the exons ATGAACTGGAAGGAATATTTGCCGTGGGCACTTAGAGT ATTTCTCTACTTGCTGTCATTTTACTTCTCGCTGCCGTTTTTTGTAACGGTTGCCAGAACTTTGTTGGAAAATTTCACTTCCACTTCTGTGTCGTTTAACTTGGATACACTTTA CCTCAATTGGAATACTTCGTTTCCGGCTATAACAGTGTGTGAACTCTACAACTCCGAGAAGATCTGGGATATAAGCGATGATCATTTTGGCTCAGAGCACGAATTGTATATCGATGACTTCATTAGCGAGATTGCCTTCTTTCGTGGTATCTGCATCAGTTGCGAGAACTGTGACAAGCTCAAATGTCCTGACAATTTCACAATGCTGTTGGATGTG TTTCGCAGCAAATGCAATGAACTCATTATGGAGTGCAGCTACCTTAATATGTTCTTCGACTGCTGCGAACAGTTCTTGCCCATTCCCACAGAGTACGGACTTTGTTTCTCCTTCAACTCGCATCAGGCACGCAAGGAATCACAAGTGTACTACAAGAATAATCGCATAACGGGCGCCGGTCACCTAACTTTCCATGCGGCTGCCGATGTGCAAGTTCATGTGCATCCGCCTATCGATGTGCCATTTCATTTTGCCGAGGGCATGATCAGGGAAACAGTTTTAGTTGGCAGCTACAAGGAATTAATATTGAATGTCATCGAGGTGTTCAATCACGAATCGGTCGACGAGCTCAATTATGAGGAACGACGTTGTCGCTACGGTCACGAGCATGTCGAGCAGCGACTGGGCATCTATGAGTTCTATAGTTACTCCGGTTGCATTGTCGAGTGTACGGTGGCATTGCATCTGCTCTATTGCAATTGCACCAGCCATTTTATGGCTATGCCCAGCAAGGGTTCGCTGCCCGTCTGTGACTATCGTGGTCTCATCTGCTTGACGAACATCAACGAAAAGATCTTGACTGAGCGCAAATCCTGTGATTGCATGAGCTCTTGTGAGGAGCCAGAGTACAACATTATCTTCAATACAGCAGATGA TAAACAGGAGGCTGAAAGAGATGTTTCCGATATTCATGTGGCGCTCGTCGAGTTGCCCACGCAACGTTATGTGCGTCGCGTGGCCAAAACCCACTTGGATCTTTTAA TTTCTGTTGGTGGTTTAGTTGGACTATTCTTCAACACATCGGCGTTGCGCCTTGTGGAAACCGTATTTCTTATTTTGGAGTATAGACGACCGATATACAATTGGGCAAAACGAATCTACCTTGGCACATTAAAGTATTTACAGTTGTTAATAGGTTTAAAGTAA
- the LOC117576194 gene encoding serine protease grass yields MKQFICTLAIVLLAIPNLVISQSGSGCYTTNGEQGLCVPLQKCQFVRDLLITFGRNLPRSIQNEIRQETCYGGQGAPFHMCCPRGAVLEPQSSGPKETPTPPQKKSPGNGQQTTQNLRYIDPQGLDVLNSVTECGKKSNIKLSHGEPTKIGEFPWLALLKYAKSGRPFQCGGSLITDRFVLTAAHCTRGVFDLVGVRLGEHNLATEVDCQVFGGRRRECLPPYEEYGIEEIRAHPNSGAGSIGYDIALLKLDRTVTFKIHIKPICLPIDRTSQDIAYDQSFFISGWGTTENNEPSDVLLKAVVKRKDLDVCRNYYAEAPVTENHICAVSEDTQHTCRGDSGGPVFFLHAFKKTARYVQYGVISFGGQRCGIHQNEPGVFASVLDMLPWITQNLQ; encoded by the exons ATGAAGCAATTTATATGCACATTGGCCATTGTCTTGTTGGCCATTCCCAATCTGGTGATCAGTC aGTCGGGCAGTGGCTGCTACACAACAAACGGCGAACAAGGCCTTTGTGTGCCTCTCCAGAAATGTCAATTTGTGCGTGATCTGCTCATCACCTTCGGACGCAATCTGCCACGCTCGATACAGAATGAGATTCGGCAAGAGACCTGCTATGGCGGACAGGGAGCA CCTTTCCATATGTGCTGTCCCAGAGGTGCCGTCTTGGAACCCCAAAGCAGTGGCCCCAAAGAAACACCGACACCACCTCAAAAAAAATCACCGGGTAATGGGCAACAGACCACACAGAATCTCCGATACATCGATCCCCAAGGCTTGGACGTTCTCAACTCTGTCACGGAGTGCGGTAAGAAGAGCAACATCAAGCTGAGCCACGGTGAGCCAACCAAGATTGGTGAATTCCCCTGGCTGGCGCTGTTGAAGTACGCAAAGTCAGGGAGACCTTTTCAGTGTGGCGGAAGCTTGATCACCGATCGCTTTGTCTTAACTGCCGCTCACTGCACCAGAGGTGTCTTTGATCT CGTTGGCGTGCGTCTGGGGGAACACAATCTTGCGACTGAGGTAGATTGCCAGGTGTTTGGCGGACGCCGCAGAGAATGCTTGCCACCTTATGAGGAGTATGGCATTGAGGAGATACGCGCACATCCCAACTCGGGGGCGGGTTCCATCGGCTACGATATTGCCCTGCTCAAACTGGATCGCACAGTTACATTTAAGATTCACATCAAACCCATCTGTCTCCCCATTGACCGAACTTCCCAGGATATTGCCTACGATCAGAGTTTCTTCATCTCCGGTTGGGGCACCACAGAGAACAACGAACCATCAGATGTGCTGCTCAAGGCGGTGGTCAAGCGAAAAGATCTCGATGTGTGCCGCAACTACTATGCGGAAGCTCCAGTGACTGAAAATCATATTTGTGCAGTGAGCGAAGATACTCAACACACCTGTCGTGGAGACTCTGGTGGTCCGGTCTTCTTCCTGCATGCCTTCAAGAAAACAGCGCGCTATGTGCAGTATGGCGTTATCTCATTTGGAGGTCAACGCTGTGGCATCCACCAGAATGAACCAGGTGTGTTTGCCTCGGTTTTGGATATGTTGCCCTGGATCACACAGAATCTCCAATGA